A single region of the Chrysoperla carnea chromosome 5, inChrCarn1.1, whole genome shotgun sequence genome encodes:
- the LOC123301807 gene encoding poly(U)-binding-splicing factor half pint isoform X3, producing the protein MVTKAKKYAMEQSIKMVLMKQTLAHQQQQMASQRTQVQRQQALALMCRVYVGSISFELKEDTIRQAFLPFGPIKSINMSWDPITQKHKGFAFVEYEIPEAAQLSLEQMNGVMIGGRNIKVVGRPSNMPQAQAVIDEIQEEAKNYNRIYVASIHPDLSEEDIKSVFEAFGPIIYCKLAQGSSAHKHKGYGFIEYETNQAAMEAIASMNLFDLGGQYLRVGRAITPPNALMGPSSGSSIMPTATAVAAAAATAKIQALDAVASNAMALGFSKLSSTPALPIPTMPVGLAGIPSVPGIPAAIPTIPSVIPPTPGMIPPPGLAIPQPPGVLQPPRVVASALGAPPVAIPPPAIVTPTLRQPVTVTNPTTTTVNQDALKRAHEQAQQKQQEELQKKLLEETEPQTLQQQENMSIKGQNARHLVMQKLMRKMESRVIILRNMVGPEDVDETLQEEIQEECTKYGVVERVIIYNEKQSDNVDDDAEIIVKIFVEFSQMSEAEAARDALNGRYFGGRMVKAQLYDQALFDHSDFSA; encoded by the exons gGTATACGTTGGAAGTAttagttttgaattaaaagaGGACACAATACGTCAAGCTTTTTTACCATTTGGCCCAATAAAATCAATCAACATGTCATGGGATCCGATAACACAAAAACATAAAGGATTTGCGTTCGTTGAATATGAAATACCTGAAGCAGCACAATTATCTTTGGAACAAATGAATGGTGTTATGATTGGGGGCcgaaatattaaagttgttggGCGACCTAGTAATATGCCACAAGCTCAAGCAGTTATTGACGAAATTCAAGAGGaagctaaaaattataatcgaatTTATGTTGCATCTATTCATCCTGATTTAAGTGAAGAGGATATTAAAAG tgtatttgAAGCATTTGGTCCAATAATCTACTGTAAATTAGCCCAAGGAAGTTCAGCTCACAAACATAAAGGATACGGCTTTATAGAATATGAAACAAACCAGGCTGCAATGGAAGCAATTGCatcaatgaatttatttgatctTGGTGGTCAATATTTACGTGTGGGTCGTGCAATCACACCCCCTAATGCTTTAATGGGCCCTTCGTCTGGATCTAGTATAATGCCAACTGCTACAGCTGTTGCGGCTGCAGCTGCAACTGCCAAAATTCAAGCACTTGATGCTGTTGCAAGTAATGCAATGGCATTAGGATTCTCTAAATTAAGTTCAACTCCCGCACTTCCTATTCCAACAATGCCTGTAGGATTGGCTGGAATCCCATCGGTACCGGGTATTCCAGCAGCAATACCAACCATTCCTTCAGTTATACCACCTACACCTGGAATGATTCCACCACCAGGATTAGCGATACCACAACCACCTGGAGTTTTACAACCTCCAAGAGTTGTTGCATCGGCATTAGGCGCACCACCAGTTGCCATACCTCCACCAGCAATCGTAACTCCAACATTAA gacAACCTGTAACTGTAACGAATCCGACAACAACGACTGTAAATCAAGACGCTTTAAAAAGGGCACATGAACAAGCTCAACAAAAACAACaagaagaattacaaaaaaaattattggaagaAACTGAACCTCAAACTTTACAACAACAGGAAAATATGTCCATTAAAGGACAAAATGCAAGACATTTAGTGAtgcaaaaattaatgagaaaaatgGAGTCTCGTGTAATTATATTACGAAATATGGTTGGACCTGAAGATGTAGATGAAACTCTTCAAGAAGAAATTCAAGAGGAATGCACAAAATATGGTGTTGTCGAAAGAGTCATTATTTATAACGAAAAACAATCAGATAATGTTGATGATGATGCTGAAATTATTGTAAAGATATTTGTTGAATTTTCACAAATGTCAG aggctgaagcCGCACGAGACGCATTAAATGGACGTTATTTTGGAGGAAGGATGGTTAAGGCGCAATTATACGATCAAGCTTTATTTGATCATAGTGATTTTTCTGcatga
- the LOC123301808 gene encoding tigger transposable element-derived protein 1-like: METKTDEAEKKPTLKRRVITIEEKIKILDLLKSGEKQGIVAKIWNLNESTIRTIKQNEQKIRRSLGISGAMPSTKRVARVRDTLMEKMEKSLVKWIQECNEKKVELSGNLIKVKALYIYENLKQSEPPSEENSQHEFRASKGWFERFRKRHCLHNNKLQEECISTEPIRKFPQDLLEIIKEGGYSIEEFAGMSENEIRELIDEEINLNEENLVQLIENDKSNTNFDDSSCTEDSDYAEPVKEFNVKKLTEGLNLAQQLKSYFMDNDPSAERSEKFIKQLDNCLAPYHELKQNLFTNFLTKKPTQLSSENKNNKINTEQISNNNNIKSNTGDIYFEK, from the coding sequence atggAGACCAAAACTGACGAAGcagaaaaaaaaccaacattaaAAAGAAGAGTTATTACCATcgaagagaaaataaaaattttagatctATTGAAAAGTGGAGAAAAACAGGGAATTGTtgcaaaaatttggaatttaaatGAATCAACTATTCGTACCATCAAACAAAATGAACAGAAAATTAGAAGAAGCTTAGGAATTTCTGGGGCAATGCCTAGTACTAAACGTGTTGCGCGTGTACGAGACACTTTAatggagaaaatggaaaaatcctTAGTGAAGTGGATTCAAGAAtgcaatgaaaaaaaagttgaattaagTGGAAATCTTATTAAAGTAAAGGCTCtctatatttatgaaaatttaaaacaatccgAACCACCCTCAGAAGAAAATTCTCAACATGAATTTCGAGCTAGTAAAGGGTGGTTTGAAAGATTCCGAAAGCGACAttgtttacataataataaacttcAAGAAGAGTGTATATCAACAGAACCCATTCGAAAATTTCCGCAGGACCTTTTAGAAATCATTAAAGAAGGTGGATACAGCATTGAAGAGTTTGCTGGTATGAGCGAAAATGAAATTCGTGAATTAATAGATGaagaaatcaatttaaatgaagaaaatttggttcaactaatagaaaatgataaatcaaatacaaattttgacgATAGTTCTTGTACTGAAGATTCTGATTATGCTGAGCCCGTTAAAGAGttcaatgtcaaaaaattaacaGAAGGATTGAATTTAGCACAACAATTAAAAAGCTATTTTATGGATAATGATCCTTCAGCAGAACGCTCggagaaatttataaaacaattggaTAATTGTTTAGCTCCATATCATGAACTTAAGCAAAATCTTTTTActaactttttaacaaaaaaacctaCTCAACTTTCTAgtgagaataaaaataataaaattaataccgaacaaatttcaaataataataatattaaatcaaatacaGGCGacatatatttcgaaaaataa
- the LOC123300741 gene encoding HIG1 domain family member 2A, mitochondrial, whose product MDKNEEPEFDWVQIRKDMGNFPLEETTKEKMIRKMKENPFVPIGCLATFSALSYGLWSFRHGRRKTSQLMMRLRVAAQGFTLVALVAGIGLAAAKPQVEANKSK is encoded by the exons atggataaaaatgaaGAACCGGAATTTGATTGGGTCCAAATTAGAAAAGATATGGGAAATTTCCCTTTAGAAGAAACAACTAAAGAAAAAATGATACGAAAAATGAAAGAGAATCCTTTTGTTCCAATAG GATGCTTAGCAACATTTTCGGCACTTTCATATGGTTTATGGAGTTTTCGTCATGGTAGAAGGAAGACATCACAATTAATGATGAGACTTCGTGTAGCAGCTCAAGGTTTTACATTAGTTGCTCTTGTAGCGGGTATTGGTTTGGCTGCGGCTAAACCTCAAGTTGAAGCAAATAAATCAAAGTAA
- the LOC123300545 gene encoding cuticle protein 16.5-like → MAFKLLTIISALLVAANAGELYGLAHAIPAASSYQHTTKSVVSPAVVEEHHLLAPVEHHVVAPAVVSHVAPVSYSSAASYQHTSKSVYAPAIEHHVIAPVSHAVVSHPVASSYQHTTKSVVSPAVVAAPAAVVAPAPVLYHAPTYYATPYMTGSAAHTYQHMSKTVSKPVLAYAEHATPVVAAYATHAVPVHSGATSYQQISKSTVSASPVVAAKSIAPLVYSPNVQTYATNAIPLAYAHRK, encoded by the exons atgGCTTTTAAA ctCCTTACAATCATCAGTGCCTTGTTGGTAGCTGCAAATGCAGGAGAATTATATGGACTTGCTCATGCAATCCCTGCAGCATCAAGCTATCAACATACAACAAAAAGTGTTGTCTCACCTGCAGTGGTAGAAGAGCATCATTTACTAGCGCCAGTAGAACACCATGTAGTGGCTCCAGCTGTTGTAAGTCATGTAGCACCAGTTTCATATTCATCGGCTGCAAGCTATCAACATACATCGAAAAGTGTATATGCACCAGCTATTGAACATCATGTTATCGCACCAGTTAGTCATGCAGTTGTTAGTCACCCAGTTGCATCCAGTTATCAACATACAACAAAGAGCGTTGTTTCACCTGCAGTGGTAGCGGCACCAGCTGCAGTGGTAGCTCCAGCTCCAGTACTCTATCATGCTCCAACTTACTACGCAACTCCATATATGACTGGATCAGCAGCGCATACTTATCAACATATGTCAAAAACAGTATCAAAACCTGTATTAGCTTATGCCGAACATGCAACACCAGTTGTCGCTGCTTACGCTACACACGCTGTACCTGTTCATAGTGGTGCTACAAGCTATCAACAAATATCAAAAAGTACTGTTTCAGCATCACCAGTAGTAGCTGCTAAAAGTATCGCACCATTAGTATATTCCCCGAATGTACAAACATATGCAACTAATGCAATTCCATTGGCTTATGCTCATCGTAAATGA
- the LOC123300876 gene encoding uncharacterized protein LOC123300876 isoform X2 — MGCGPSKGNTNTIASVGNGNANPDNDPGHNEVIPPPVAFVVPLDEESGETPALSEGLPAPPPRIQRLLEDAPKAPPSPSRIERKLASAERRRQQILQQRAGSTMSGKERFQSLSIDEDTNEEPSTENGIKTPTENTTETINEEEKVS, encoded by the exons ATGGGTTGCGGTCCCTCAAAAGGAAATACTAACACAATAGCATCGGTTGGAAATGGTAATGCAAATCCCGATAACGATCCTGGGCATAATGAAG TAATACCACCTCCAGTAGCGTTTGTTGTCCCGTTAGACGAAGAATCAGGCGAAACACCAGCATTATCAGAAGGTTTACCTGCTCCACCACCAAGAATACAACGTTTATTAGAAGATGCACCAAAAGCACCGCCATCACCGTCCAGAATAGAACGTAAATTAGCTTCTGCAGAACGACGAAGACAGCAG ATTTTACAACAAAGAGCCGGATCAACAATGTCTGGTAAGGAACGGTTTCAATCGTTATCTATTGATGAAGACACCAATGAAGAACCATCAACAGagaatggtataaaaacaccaACAGAAAACACAACAGAGACGATAAATGAAGaagaaaaagtttcatag
- the LOC123300876 gene encoding uncharacterized protein LOC123300876 isoform X1, whose protein sequence is MGCGPSKGNTNTIASVGNGNANPDNDPGHNEGLIFLVIPPPVAFVVPLDEESGETPALSEGLPAPPPRIQRLLEDAPKAPPSPSRIERKLASAERRRQQILQQRAGSTMSGKERFQSLSIDEDTNEEPSTENGIKTPTENTTETINEEEKVS, encoded by the exons ATGGGTTGCGGTCCCTCAAAAGGAAATACTAACACAATAGCATCGGTTGGAAATGGTAATGCAAATCCCGATAACGATCCTGGGCATAATGAAG GATTGATATTTTTAGTAATACCACCTCCAGTAGCGTTTGTTGTCCCGTTAGACGAAGAATCAGGCGAAACACCAGCATTATCAGAAGGTTTACCTGCTCCACCACCAAGAATACAACGTTTATTAGAAGATGCACCAAAAGCACCGCCATCACCGTCCAGAATAGAACGTAAATTAGCTTCTGCAGAACGACGAAGACAGCAG ATTTTACAACAAAGAGCCGGATCAACAATGTCTGGTAAGGAACGGTTTCAATCGTTATCTATTGATGAAGACACCAATGAAGAACCATCAACAGagaatggtataaaaacaccaACAGAAAACACAACAGAGACGATAAATGAAGaagaaaaagtttcatag